Proteins encoded together in one Kutzneria kofuensis window:
- a CDS encoding M14 family zinc carboxypeptidase, with protein MIPTVDQVVSDVEKLTADRPEVCRTRRIGTSRLGEPLRMLSVGHGRRNALVVGCPHPNEPIGLHTVLDLAKRVAATPELREGMDFSWHFVPCIDPDGTRLNEGWFDGPLTIRNYHENFYRPAFDDQPEWTFPVLDERAFFDRTLPETQALARVIDELRPTFQYSLHNADFGGVFFILNGGLPGMAEDLGTVAAEQRVPLSLGPVDTLGWETAAPAVYLMPPAETVIQEAARGTRDSVRHGGSSAHYAERYGTTTLITEVPMWHDARADDLSDSGRSYADTLRHAAAELRDDSAVLSDLYEQMRPRLVVPTPMRRSITDTLATASSAAAANDAMAERTPARPATVAEAFATSTLVHMLRLRASGMMRRQLAVEHAAGNQPPTSRKVKRHLDGLFDTWCAAAETDLSQDAFPVRQLVSVQSEAALAVVRRLAPCG; from the coding sequence GTGATCCCGACCGTCGACCAGGTGGTCTCCGATGTCGAGAAGCTGACCGCCGACCGGCCGGAGGTGTGCCGGACGCGCCGGATCGGCACGTCCCGGCTGGGCGAGCCGCTGCGGATGCTGTCGGTTGGCCACGGCCGCCGCAACGCGCTGGTGGTGGGCTGCCCGCACCCGAACGAGCCGATCGGCCTGCACACGGTGCTGGACCTGGCCAAGCGGGTGGCGGCGACGCCGGAGCTGCGGGAGGGCATGGACTTCAGCTGGCACTTCGTGCCGTGCATCGACCCGGACGGGACGCGGCTGAACGAGGGCTGGTTCGACGGCCCGCTGACGATCCGCAACTACCACGAGAACTTCTACCGCCCGGCCTTCGACGACCAGCCGGAGTGGACCTTCCCGGTGCTGGACGAGCGGGCGTTCTTCGACCGCACGCTGCCCGAGACGCAGGCGCTGGCCCGGGTGATCGACGAGCTGCGGCCCACCTTCCAGTACTCCTTGCACAACGCGGACTTCGGCGGCGTGTTCTTCATCCTGAACGGGGGCTTACCGGGCATGGCGGAGGATCTGGGCACCGTCGCGGCGGAGCAGCGCGTACCGCTGTCGCTCGGTCCGGTGGACACGCTGGGCTGGGAAACCGCCGCGCCGGCGGTGTACCTGATGCCGCCGGCGGAGACGGTGATCCAGGAAGCGGCGCGGGGAACGCGGGATTCGGTGCGGCACGGCGGATCCAGCGCCCACTACGCGGAGCGCTACGGCACGACGACGCTGATCACCGAGGTGCCGATGTGGCACGACGCCCGCGCGGACGACCTGTCCGACTCGGGCCGGTCCTACGCGGACACTCTTCGACACGCGGCGGCCGAACTGCGAGACGATAGTGCTGTGTTGTCCGACTTGTACGAGCAGATGCGGCCGCGGCTGGTGGTGCCGACCCCGATGCGGCGGTCGATCACCGACACGCTGGCCACCGCGTCGTCGGCGGCGGCCGCCAACGACGCGATGGCCGAGCGCACACCGGCCCGGCCGGCCACGGTGGCGGAGGCGTTCGCGACGTCGACACTGGTGCACATGCTGCGGCTGCGGGCCAGCGGCATGATGCGCCGGCAGTTGGCCGTCGAGCACGCCGCCGGCAACCAGCCCCCGACGTCCCGGAAGGTGAAGCGACACCTCGACGGCCTGTTCGACACCTGGTGCGCCGCCGCGGAGACCGACCTGTCGCAGGACGCGTTTCCGGTGCGGCAACTGGTGTCCGTGCAGTCCGAGGCGGCGCTGGCGGTGGTCCGAAGGCTGGCGCCATGCGGTTGA
- a CDS encoding PaaX family transcriptional regulator, whose protein sequence is MTAAGEAFTEGEAGARAAQPRQFIVTVYGLYARADGGWLSVASLITLLADLDIDEPAVRSSISRLKRRGILVAERRGGAAGYALSDEGLAVLREGDERIFRRDRSTLDEGWLLAVFSVPESERNKRHVLRSRLTRLGFGTAAPGVWIAPAHLHEATAAMLRQQDLDGYADLFRADHLAFGDVARKMRQWWDFDELERQYAAFLDEHEPVWQRWKRKRAGEGREAFVDYVRVLTSWRRLPYLDPGLPAELLPAGWVGTRAADLFFAMRERLEDGARAHVAGAIS, encoded by the coding sequence ATCACAGCAGCCGGGGAGGCATTCACCGAGGGTGAGGCGGGCGCGCGGGCCGCGCAGCCGCGGCAGTTCATCGTCACCGTGTACGGCCTGTACGCGCGTGCGGACGGCGGGTGGCTGTCGGTCGCGTCGCTGATCACGCTGCTCGCCGACCTGGACATCGACGAGCCGGCGGTGCGTTCGTCCATCTCGCGGCTGAAGCGGCGGGGCATCCTCGTGGCCGAGCGGCGCGGCGGCGCCGCCGGCTACGCGCTGTCCGACGAGGGCCTCGCCGTGCTGCGCGAGGGCGACGAGCGGATCTTCCGCCGGGACCGCTCGACGCTGGACGAGGGCTGGCTGCTGGCCGTGTTCTCGGTGCCGGAGTCCGAACGCAACAAGCGGCACGTGCTGCGGTCCCGGCTGACCCGGCTGGGCTTCGGCACGGCCGCGCCGGGCGTGTGGATCGCGCCCGCGCACCTGCACGAGGCGACGGCGGCCATGCTGCGCCAGCAGGATCTGGACGGTTACGCCGACCTGTTCCGCGCCGACCACCTGGCCTTCGGCGACGTGGCCAGGAAGATGCGGCAGTGGTGGGATTTCGACGAGCTGGAGCGCCAGTACGCGGCGTTCCTGGACGAGCACGAGCCGGTGTGGCAGCGCTGGAAGCGCAAGCGCGCCGGCGAGGGCCGCGAGGCGTTCGTGGACTACGTGCGGGTGCTGACGTCGTGGCGTCGGCTGCCGTACCTGGATCCCGGCCTGCCGGCGGAACTTCTGCCCGCCGGCTGGGTCGGAACCCGTGCCGCGGACCTGTTCTTCGCCATGCGGGAACGGTTGGAGGACGGCGCCCGGGCACATGTCGCGGGGGCGATCTCCTGA
- a CDS encoding TetR/AcrR family transcriptional regulator, whose amino-acid sequence MRLTRSQSRQRNRDALIDAALVEMAERGYQQARLDDIAERAELTTGAVYSIFGSKRNLLLAVVARYADELDGRLAELSDPRLSLDEVLTGCADAFHHVATASDARRRFAFELELAGLMLRDPTVLSLTTSDRLAALFVGRSYQGGEVTDEQAEQLAPALAALLGGLVRRAVLEPGTVDQEYFRRSALALTCLLRT is encoded by the coding sequence ATGCGGTTGACCCGGTCGCAGTCGCGGCAGCGCAACCGGGACGCGCTGATCGACGCCGCGCTGGTGGAGATGGCCGAGCGCGGCTACCAGCAGGCCCGCCTGGACGACATCGCGGAGCGGGCGGAGCTGACCACCGGCGCCGTCTACTCCATCTTCGGCAGCAAGCGGAACCTCCTGCTGGCCGTCGTCGCGCGGTACGCCGACGAGCTGGACGGCCGGCTCGCCGAGCTGTCCGATCCCCGCCTGTCGCTGGACGAGGTGCTCACCGGCTGCGCCGACGCCTTCCACCACGTCGCCACCGCCTCCGACGCCCGCCGCCGTTTCGCCTTCGAACTGGAGCTCGCCGGCCTGATGCTGCGCGACCCGACCGTCCTGTCGCTGACCACCTCCGACCGCCTCGCCGCGCTGTTCGTCGGCCGGTCGTACCAGGGCGGCGAGGTCACCGACGAGCAGGCCGAGCAGCTCGCCCCCGCCCTGGCCGCGCTGCTCGGCGGCCTGGTCCGCCGCGCCGTCCTCGAACCGGGCACGGTGGACCAGGAGTACTTCCGCCGCTCGGCGCTGGCCCTGACCTGCCTGCTCAGAACGTGA
- a CDS encoding aldo/keto reductase yields MEYRKLGRTGIDVSVYCLGTMMFGAMGNPDHDESIRIIHRALDAGVNFVDTADGYSFGESEEIVGKALRGRRDDVVLATKVFYPMDDKPNHGGTSRRWIVTEVENSLRRLQTDHIDLYQIHRPRPDTDIEETLSALTDLVRSGKVRAIGSSTFPASQIVEAQWAAERRGYERFRTEQPPYSIINRSIEREVLPVCQRYGMGTLVWSPLGQGLLTGRYRRDRLDTTHRGGLMPQHFGDDRKLEVVERLVPLAEKAGLPMTQLAMAFAINHPGVTSAIIGPRTMAQLDDVLAGADVRLDDEVLDRIDEIAPPGGDASPNAVAYTPPEIADARLRRR; encoded by the coding sequence ATGGAATATCGAAAGCTGGGCCGGACCGGGATCGACGTCAGCGTGTACTGCCTGGGCACGATGATGTTCGGGGCGATGGGCAATCCCGACCACGACGAGTCGATCCGGATCATCCACCGCGCCCTGGACGCGGGCGTCAACTTCGTCGACACCGCCGACGGTTACTCCTTCGGCGAGTCGGAGGAGATCGTCGGCAAGGCGCTCAGGGGCCGTCGTGACGACGTCGTGCTGGCGACGAAGGTGTTCTACCCGATGGACGACAAGCCCAACCACGGCGGCACCTCGCGGCGCTGGATCGTCACGGAGGTCGAGAACTCCTTGCGCCGCCTGCAGACCGACCACATCGACCTGTACCAGATCCACCGGCCGAGGCCGGACACCGACATCGAGGAGACGTTGTCCGCGCTGACCGACCTGGTCCGCAGCGGCAAGGTGCGCGCGATCGGCTCGTCGACCTTCCCGGCCTCGCAGATCGTGGAGGCGCAGTGGGCGGCCGAGCGTCGCGGCTACGAGCGGTTCCGCACCGAGCAGCCGCCGTACTCGATCATCAACCGGAGCATCGAGCGCGAGGTGCTGCCCGTCTGCCAGCGTTACGGCATGGGCACGCTGGTGTGGAGCCCGCTGGGCCAGGGTCTGCTCACCGGCCGCTACCGCAGGGACCGGCTCGACACGACCCACCGTGGCGGCCTGATGCCGCAGCACTTCGGCGACGACCGCAAGCTGGAGGTCGTCGAGCGGCTCGTGCCGCTGGCCGAGAAGGCCGGCCTGCCCATGACGCAGCTGGCGATGGCGTTCGCGATCAACCACCCGGGCGTCACCTCGGCGATCATCGGGCCGCGCACCATGGCGCAGCTCGACGACGTGCTGGCCGGCGCGGACGTCCGGCTGGACGACGAGGTCCTGGACCGGATCGACGAGATCGCGCCGCCCGGCGGCGACGCCAGCCCCAACGCGGTGGCCTACACGCCGCCGGAGATCGCCGACGCCAGGCTCCGCCGCCGCTGA
- a CDS encoding SDR family NAD(P)-dependent oxidoreductase, whose amino-acid sequence MSAAGKIVVLTGASAGIGAAAARQLHRDGVKVIPVGRNAAKTAAIAEELGEPALTCNYADLDDVRRLADALLERCPRIDVLANNAGGMWVKRELTKDGNELNFQVNCLAPFLLTRLLTDRLRESSGRVINTSTMMVHKHGHIDLDDLDSEHRYKAHDVYTTTKVGAALLLREYARRNPDIETADYHPGIVASEFSRDMKFQRMLLRTPLGKPLQKLLDTPEVAGQRLVYLCETEEKLTGGYYFKNERAEENPVVLDVDNARKLWDLASRRVGLEV is encoded by the coding sequence ATGAGTGCTGCTGGCAAGATCGTCGTCCTGACCGGGGCGAGCGCCGGCATCGGCGCCGCCGCCGCCCGGCAGCTGCACCGGGACGGCGTCAAGGTCATCCCGGTCGGCCGGAACGCGGCCAAGACCGCGGCCATCGCCGAGGAACTCGGCGAGCCGGCCCTGACCTGCAACTACGCGGACCTCGACGACGTGCGCCGGCTGGCCGACGCGCTGCTCGAGCGCTGCCCGCGGATCGACGTGCTGGCCAACAACGCCGGCGGCATGTGGGTCAAGCGCGAGCTGACCAAGGACGGCAACGAGCTCAACTTCCAGGTCAACTGCCTGGCCCCGTTCCTGCTCACCCGGCTGCTGACGGACCGGCTGCGGGAGAGCTCAGGGCGGGTGATCAACACGTCCACGATGATGGTGCACAAGCACGGCCACATCGACCTGGACGACCTGGACAGCGAGCACCGCTACAAGGCCCACGACGTCTACACCACCACCAAGGTCGGCGCGGCGCTGCTGCTGCGCGAGTACGCCCGCCGCAACCCCGACATCGAGACCGCCGACTACCACCCGGGCATCGTGGCCAGCGAGTTCTCCCGGGACATGAAGTTCCAGCGGATGCTGCTCAGGACGCCGCTGGGCAAGCCGCTGCAGAAGCTGCTGGACACCCCGGAGGTCGCCGGGCAGCGGCTGGTGTACCTGTGCGAGACCGAGGAGAAGCTGACCGGCGGCTACTACTTCAAGAACGAGCGCGCCGAGGAGAACCCGGTCGTGCTGGACGTGGACAACGCCCGCAAGCTGTGGGACCTCGCGTCCCGCCGAGTCGGCTTGGAGGTCTGA
- a CDS encoding fumarylacetoacetate hydrolase family protein produces the protein MLLVTYSINGGPRRVGSQRDNEIVETTAESMPDALHSGLTETGVTHPLSEVTLHAPLRPGKIVGIGLNYTEHVAESARTLDTDKELPQRPVLFGKPATAVVGPDEPIQHDGNLTQQLDWECELAVVIGRTARRVRAEDALSYVFGYSIMNDISARDQRRSGQWFFSKGQDSYAPFGPAIRTADEIPDPHDLDLSLRVNGEVKQKSNTRYMLFRVPELIADISSGMTLEPGDVISTGSPAGVGASFTPQQFLRPGDVVEASIQNIGTLRNPVVDAR, from the coding sequence ATGCTGCTAGTCACGTACTCGATCAACGGCGGCCCGCGGCGGGTCGGTTCCCAGCGGGACAACGAGATCGTCGAGACCACCGCCGAGTCCATGCCGGATGCCCTCCACAGTGGACTCACCGAGACCGGCGTGACGCACCCGCTGTCCGAGGTGACGCTGCACGCTCCGCTGCGACCGGGCAAGATCGTCGGTATCGGCCTGAACTACACCGAGCACGTCGCCGAGTCGGCCCGAACCCTGGACACCGACAAGGAACTGCCGCAGCGGCCGGTCCTGTTCGGCAAGCCGGCGACCGCCGTGGTCGGGCCGGACGAGCCGATCCAGCACGACGGGAACCTGACGCAGCAGCTGGACTGGGAGTGTGAGCTGGCCGTGGTCATCGGCCGCACCGCGCGGCGGGTGCGGGCCGAGGACGCGCTGTCGTACGTCTTCGGGTACAGCATCATGAACGACATCAGCGCCCGCGACCAGCGCCGCTCCGGGCAGTGGTTCTTCTCCAAGGGACAGGACTCCTACGCCCCGTTCGGGCCGGCGATCCGCACCGCCGACGAGATCCCCGACCCACACGACCTCGACCTGTCGCTGCGGGTGAACGGCGAGGTGAAGCAGAAGTCCAACACCCGCTACATGTTGTTCCGCGTCCCGGAGCTGATCGCGGACATCAGCTCCGGGATGACACTGGAACCGGGTGACGTGATCTCCACCGGCTCCCCCGCGGGCGTCGGCGCGAGCTTCACGCCGCAGCAGTTCCTGCGCCCGGGCGACGTCGTGGAGGCGAGCATCCAGAACATCGGGACCCTGCGGAATCCCGTTGTGGACGCACGGTGA
- a CDS encoding MFS transporter has translation MTHATQTPRLAGRREWIGLAVLALPLLLVSMDMTVLYFAIPSIASALQPSGTQQLWMIDMYGFVLAGLLITMGNVGDRIGRRRLLMIGSAIFGLASVTAAFATDPTMLIVARAVQGIGGATLMPSTLALVRNMFQDEKQRRSAIAVWSTALSAGAGLGPVVSGLLLNNFWWGSVFLINVPAIVLLLVLCPVLIPEFRLARGEAGRFDIASCVLSLGGVLSVIWGLKEITVNGFGVLPAVAIAVGLVLGYVFVRRQKTLSHPMINPELFRNRDFGASLTVSLACFFCMIGSGIFTTQYLMEVLHMSPLEAALWTLVSPVVVTIAVPFVTVVARTVRPAYIIAAGFLVGTVGFLVMTQVGTDRNMFVVVAGTIGVGLGVAVALTCITDMVVGAAPAEHAGSAGALVQTGQELGGALGIAVLGSIGAAVYSANFDATAPHNVPAAALDAARQTVAGASEVAHQLPAAQGNALVAAAQEAFTGAVHIASLSGAAVALGTAIFTIALLRRIKPTPPQSAVKDDNQAKEVREPAAV, from the coding sequence ATGACACACGCCACGCAAACCCCGCGCCTGGCCGGACGCCGCGAATGGATCGGCCTCGCCGTCCTGGCCCTGCCCTTGCTCCTGGTCTCGATGGACATGACCGTGCTCTACTTCGCGATCCCGTCCATCGCGTCGGCGCTGCAGCCCTCCGGCACGCAGCAGCTGTGGATGATCGACATGTACGGCTTCGTGCTGGCCGGACTGCTGATCACGATGGGCAACGTCGGCGACCGCATCGGCCGCCGCCGGCTGCTGATGATCGGTTCCGCGATCTTCGGCCTGGCCTCCGTGACGGCCGCGTTCGCCACCGACCCGACGATGCTGATCGTCGCCCGCGCCGTGCAGGGCATCGGCGGCGCCACCCTGATGCCGTCCACGCTCGCCCTGGTGCGCAACATGTTCCAGGACGAGAAGCAGCGCCGGTCCGCGATCGCCGTGTGGTCCACGGCGCTGTCCGCGGGCGCCGGCCTCGGGCCGGTCGTCAGCGGCCTGCTGCTGAACAACTTCTGGTGGGGTTCGGTCTTCCTGATCAACGTGCCGGCCATCGTGCTGCTGCTGGTCCTGTGCCCGGTGCTGATCCCGGAGTTCCGCCTGGCCAGGGGCGAGGCCGGCCGGTTCGACATCGCGTCCTGCGTGCTGTCGCTGGGCGGCGTGCTGTCGGTGATCTGGGGCCTGAAGGAGATCACGGTCAACGGCTTCGGCGTGCTGCCGGCCGTCGCCATCGCGGTCGGCCTGGTGCTCGGCTACGTGTTCGTGCGGCGGCAGAAGACCCTGAGCCACCCGATGATCAACCCGGAGCTGTTCCGCAACCGCGACTTCGGCGCGTCCCTGACCGTCAGTCTGGCCTGCTTCTTCTGCATGATCGGCTCTGGCATCTTCACCACGCAGTACCTGATGGAGGTGCTGCACATGAGCCCGCTGGAGGCGGCGCTCTGGACGCTGGTGTCGCCGGTCGTGGTGACCATCGCCGTGCCGTTCGTGACGGTCGTCGCCCGCACCGTCCGCCCCGCGTACATCATCGCTGCGGGCTTCCTGGTCGGCACCGTGGGCTTCCTGGTGATGACCCAGGTGGGCACCGACCGCAACATGTTCGTGGTGGTCGCCGGCACGATCGGCGTCGGCCTGGGGGTCGCAGTCGCGCTGACCTGCATCACTGACATGGTCGTCGGCGCGGCTCCCGCGGAGCACGCCGGTTCCGCCGGCGCCCTGGTGCAGACCGGCCAGGAACTGGGCGGTGCGCTGGGCATCGCGGTGCTGGGCTCCATCGGCGCGGCGGTCTACAGCGCGAACTTCGACGCCACCGCCCCGCACAACGTCCCGGCCGCCGCACTCGATGCCGCCCGGCAGACCGTCGCCGGCGCCTCCGAGGTGGCGCACCAGCTGCCGGCCGCGCAGGGCAACGCGCTGGTGGCCGCGGCCCAGGAGGCCTTCACCGGTGCGGTGCACATCGCGTCCCTGTCCGGCGCGGCCGTCGCGCTGGGCACGGCGATCTTCACCATCGCTCTGCTGCGGCGGATCAAGCCGACGCCGCCGCAGTCCGCCGTCAAGGACGACAACCAGGCGAAGGAGGTGCGCGAGCCGGCCGCGGTCTGA
- a CDS encoding SAM-dependent methyltransferase: protein MTVNQAAWVPKDVDVDLPSAARVYDYLLGGAHNFAADRAVGEKVLQVLPDGRQVAISNRSFLRRAVRFLIEQGITQFLDLGSGIPTSGNVHEIAHEADPSARVLYVDYDEVAVAHSELLLAGNPAATVLASDLTNPDVVLGAPITREFLDFSRPIGLLMVAVFHFVPDDRDPAGIIAAYRDALPGGSYVALSHLTADHQPEAMAGVVEAMKHSRDPMYFRTYDEVAPMFTGLDLVEPGLVSAPEWRPDAGIREPGPEGVYAGVGRKPFE, encoded by the coding sequence GTGACCGTCAACCAGGCCGCGTGGGTGCCCAAGGACGTCGATGTCGATCTGCCCAGCGCCGCCCGGGTGTACGACTACCTGCTGGGCGGGGCGCACAACTTCGCCGCCGACCGTGCCGTCGGCGAGAAGGTGCTGCAGGTGCTGCCCGACGGGCGGCAGGTGGCCATCTCCAACCGGTCGTTCCTGCGGCGGGCCGTGCGGTTCCTGATCGAGCAGGGCATCACCCAGTTCCTCGACCTCGGCTCCGGCATTCCCACCTCCGGCAACGTGCACGAGATCGCCCACGAGGCCGACCCGTCGGCGCGGGTGCTGTACGTCGACTACGACGAGGTCGCCGTCGCGCACAGCGAGCTCCTGCTGGCCGGCAACCCCGCCGCCACCGTCCTGGCCAGCGACCTGACCAATCCCGATGTCGTCCTGGGCGCCCCGATCACCCGCGAGTTCCTGGACTTCAGCCGCCCCATCGGGCTGCTCATGGTCGCCGTGTTCCACTTCGTGCCCGACGACCGGGACCCCGCCGGCATCATCGCCGCGTACCGCGACGCGCTGCCCGGCGGCAGCTACGTCGCGTTGTCCCACCTCACGGCCGACCACCAGCCCGAGGCCATGGCCGGCGTCGTCGAGGCGATGAAGCACAGCCGGGACCCCATGTACTTCCGCACCTACGACGAAGTCGCGCCGATGTTCACCGGCCTCGACCTGGTCGAACCCGGCCTGGTCAGCGCCCCCGAGTGGCGCCCGGACGCCGGCATCCGCGAGCCCGGCCCGGAGGGCGTGTACGCCGGCGTCGGCCGTAAGCCGTTCGAGTGA
- a CDS encoding winged helix-turn-helix transcriptional regulator, with amino-acid sequence MATCPTRQVLATIVEKWAALVVSALADGPRRHGELLKTIRGASQKMLTQTLRKLERDGLLTRTVTPSVPVRVDYELTPLGRTLVPVLMALKTWSETHIEEVMAARDAFEAPDR; translated from the coding sequence ATGGCTACCTGCCCGACCCGGCAGGTGCTGGCCACGATCGTGGAGAAGTGGGCGGCGCTGGTCGTCTCGGCGCTCGCCGACGGCCCGCGCCGGCACGGCGAGCTGTTGAAGACGATCCGTGGCGCGAGCCAGAAGATGCTCACGCAGACGCTGCGCAAGCTGGAGCGGGACGGCCTGCTGACCCGCACGGTCACGCCGAGCGTCCCGGTTCGCGTCGACTACGAGCTGACGCCGCTCGGCCGGACCCTGGTGCCGGTCCTGATGGCCCTGAAGACGTGGTCGGAGACGCACATCGAGGAGGTCATGGCCGCGAGGGACGCCTTCGAAGCACCGGATCGGTAG
- a CDS encoding AMP-binding protein, whose protein sequence is MPVVRSAHVDTFCRDHLPPADAWPDLVFDLPELHYPDWLNCADSLLDDTVRRLGPNRPCLRTETGTWTYGDLLSAANRAAHVLTDHFGLKPGNRVLLRGPNNPWLVAAWFAVLKAGGVAVTTMPLLRAKEIAGLVELTKPDLAICDHRFLEELRLGAPTLRTIGYGGPGPDDLTALASSTSDTFTSVATAADDVAILAPTSGTTGRPKATMHFHRDLLICADTFSRHIVRPTQDDVFAGSPPIGFTFGLGGLVLFPLRAGASTLLLERATPVELADAVAKHRVTVLFTAPTAYRAMLAGGKASALKGLRRCISAGEHLPPGTWRDFLAQTGIRIINGIGGTEMLHIYIAAADEEIRPGSTGRVVPGFQAVILDENGDPVPDGVSGRLAVKGPTGCRYLSDDRQRSTIHNGWTLTGDSYHRDEDGYYWFEARNDDIIISAGYNIAGPEVEAALLDHPDVLEAAVIGAPDAERGAVVKAFVVPRADSKVTAGELQDFVKRTLAPYKYPREVVFLDSLPRTATGKVQRYRLRSMPPSGRL, encoded by the coding sequence ATGCCGGTTGTCAGATCAGCGCACGTGGACACCTTCTGCCGTGATCACCTGCCGCCCGCCGACGCCTGGCCGGACCTGGTCTTCGACCTGCCGGAGCTGCACTACCCCGACTGGCTCAACTGCGCCGACTCCCTGCTCGACGACACCGTGCGGCGGCTCGGGCCGAACCGGCCGTGCCTGCGCACCGAGACCGGCACCTGGACGTACGGCGACCTGCTCAGCGCCGCCAACCGCGCCGCGCACGTGCTCACCGACCACTTCGGACTCAAACCCGGCAACCGCGTTCTGTTGCGGGGCCCCAACAACCCGTGGCTGGTGGCCGCGTGGTTCGCCGTGCTCAAGGCCGGCGGCGTCGCCGTCACGACGATGCCGTTGCTGCGGGCCAAGGAGATCGCCGGCCTGGTCGAGCTGACGAAGCCGGATCTGGCCATCTGTGACCACCGGTTCCTGGAGGAGTTGCGACTCGGCGCGCCGACGTTACGCACCATCGGCTACGGCGGTCCCGGTCCCGACGACCTCACCGCCCTCGCATCGTCCACAAGCGACACTTTCACCAGCGTGGCCACCGCCGCCGACGACGTGGCCATCCTCGCGCCGACCTCGGGCACCACCGGCAGGCCCAAGGCCACCATGCACTTCCACCGGGACCTGCTGATCTGCGCCGACACCTTCTCCCGGCACATCGTGCGGCCGACCCAGGACGACGTCTTCGCCGGCTCGCCGCCCATCGGCTTCACCTTCGGACTCGGCGGCCTCGTGCTTTTCCCCTTGCGGGCCGGCGCTTCCACCCTGCTGCTGGAGCGCGCCACGCCGGTGGAACTCGCCGACGCCGTGGCCAAGCACCGCGTCACCGTGCTGTTCACCGCGCCGACCGCGTACCGCGCGATGTTGGCCGGCGGCAAGGCATCGGCGCTCAAGGGCCTGCGGCGCTGCATCTCCGCCGGCGAGCACCTGCCGCCCGGAACCTGGCGGGATTTCCTGGCGCAGACCGGAATCCGCATCATCAACGGCATCGGCGGCACCGAGATGCTGCACATCTACATCGCCGCCGCCGACGAGGAGATCCGTCCCGGCTCCACCGGGCGGGTGGTGCCCGGCTTCCAGGCCGTGATCCTCGACGAGAACGGCGATCCCGTGCCCGACGGCGTGTCCGGCCGGCTGGCCGTCAAGGGCCCCACCGGATGCCGGTACCTCAGCGACGACCGCCAGCGGTCGACCATCCACAACGGATGGACGCTGACCGGCGACAGCTACCACCGGGACGAGGACGGCTACTACTGGTTCGAGGCCCGCAACGACGACATCATCATCTCGGCCGGCTACAACATCGCCGGCCCCGAGGTGGAGGCCGCGCTGCTCGACCACCCCGACGTGCTGGAGGCCGCCGTGATCGGCGCCCCCGACGCCGAGCGCGGCGCCGTCGTGAAGGCGTTCGTCGTGCCACGTGCAGACAGCAAGGTGACGGCCGGCGAGTTGCAGGACTTCGTCAAGCGCACTCTGGCGCCCTACAAATACCCACGCGAGGTCGTGTTCCTCGACAGCCTCCCCCGCACCGCCACCGGCAAGGTGCAGCGCTACCGTCTGCGGTCAATGCCTCCATCCGGTCGACTTTGA
- a CDS encoding AraC family transcriptional regulator gives MLQDEFRELLARHARPDSSTAIEGVRICRTDRATAPEAAMSGTVLAIVAQGGKRLAMGDRLHDYGAGQYLVASVDLPVMGHATGPALAFGMTLEPAEIARMLAHKPRNTTARPGIAVSDATDELLDAVVRLLRLLGRPRDRAALAPLYKREILWRLLTGEQGDAVRQIGAGNRVTRAVRWIRENYPRPFRVAELAELADMSVPAFHRNFRLVTAMTPIQFQKNIRLQSARLLLANRPVDVTSVGYRVGYDSPSQFSREYRRLFGAPPSQDRASR, from the coding sequence ATGCTGCAGGACGAGTTCCGCGAGCTGCTGGCACGGCATGCGCGGCCGGATTCGAGCACGGCGATCGAGGGGGTGCGGATCTGCCGGACGGATCGGGCGACGGCGCCGGAGGCGGCGATGTCGGGCACGGTGCTGGCGATCGTGGCGCAGGGCGGCAAGCGGCTCGCGATGGGGGACCGGCTGCACGACTACGGCGCGGGCCAGTACCTGGTGGCGTCGGTGGATCTGCCGGTGATGGGGCACGCGACCGGCCCGGCGTTGGCGTTCGGGATGACGCTGGAGCCGGCGGAGATCGCGAGGATGCTCGCGCACAAGCCTCGAAACACCACAGCGCGGCCGGGAATCGCCGTCAGTGACGCGACGGACGAACTGCTGGACGCGGTGGTGCGGCTGCTGCGCCTGCTCGGCCGGCCACGGGACCGGGCGGCGCTGGCCCCCTTGTACAAGCGGGAGATCCTCTGGCGGCTGCTGACCGGGGAGCAGGGCGACGCGGTCCGTCAGATCGGCGCCGGAAACCGCGTCACGCGGGCGGTGCGCTGGATCAGGGAGAACTACCCGCGGCCGTTCCGGGTGGCGGAGCTGGCCGAGCTCGCGGACATGAGCGTGCCGGCGTTCCACCGGAACTTCCGGCTGGTGACGGCGATGACCCCGATCCAGTTCCAGAAGAACATCCGGCTGCAGTCGGCCAGGCTGCTGCTGGCGAACCGTCCGGTCGACGTCACGAGCGTCGGCTACCGCGTCGGGTACGACAGCCCGTCCCAGTTCAGCCGGGAGTACCGGCGCCTGTTCGGCGCGCCGCCCAGCCAGGATCGGGCAAGCCGGTGA